CGCCAGGGCCTGTGCGCTGGTGCTCACCCCCTCCAGCCAGACGGCGAGCCGAGGGGTCGCGCTGGGCGTCGCGCCCCCGGCCGGGGTGGACGTGATCAGGATCAGGCCCGCCGCGATGACCCGGGTCACGCTAACCGCGCGCGAAGCAAGCGGTCGGTCCGGGGTGCCGAAAAGGCGCGTACCGCGCCAATGCCAGCGCGGGCGCGGGGGATTGACACCAGGTGATGCGAGGCAGCATATAGCCCGCACGCTCCAACACCGATGGGCGGGCCTGGGGCCCGTAGGTTGGTCGGTCATGGCGTCCCCACGTCGAGGCTGCACGAGGGGAGTCTCGGTGCGCACACCGGGCAGGAAGCGTCCTGCTCCTCGCCGCACCGGACACTTTTCGAGGAGGTCGACGTGCTGGCCAAACCTTGCCCGAGCGAGCTCACCGCGCCCATCAATCCGGATCGCGGCGTGGAAGGCCACCGCAACCTCTTCTGCAACTATTACGACGGCTGCCTCGACGAGGCAGTGAAAAAGGGCTGGAACAGCTGGTCGTGCACCCGCTGTGAGCTGTTTGCCCTCGAGGCCGAGGTCGGCGAGGGCCTCGAGAGCTACGCCACCCAGCGCCGCCTGGGCTGATCAGTCGGTGTAGACGACCGCGATGTAGAGCAGCCCGGCGCCGTACCGTCCGCGCTCGCCCATCGCGACGCCCACCCCCGCCCGCCCGAAGCGCCGGTCGCCCACGTTCTTCGAGCGCGCGGCGCCGTCCGCCCGCGCCCCCAGGAACGCGTCGACCGCCGCCACCTTGCGGCCGAGCGCCAGGGCGCGGTCCGCCAGGTCCCCGGGCGCCGGGTCGCCCCGGCGCGCCATCGCGCGTGCCCCCTCGCGGGCGAGCTCGTCGAGGCGCGGGTCGGACGCCAGCGCCCCCCCGCCCAGGCGGGCGCGCTCGCGCCAGAGCGCCTCGCGGACCCGCGCCTCCGGGGTCAGCCGATCGTCGGTGCCGTCCTCCACCGGCGCCAGGAAGATCTCGGTCAGGTAGACGACGCGCTCGCCCCCCGGGAGCTTGCCGCGGGCGATGCCGCAGCCCACCCGCGTCACCTCGCGCGACAGGATGTTCTGGCGGTGCGCCGGGCTCTCCTCCGCCGCGCGGTGGGCGGAGAGGGCGCTCGGGCCCATGGCGACGTTCTCGAGCGCCAGCGCGAACGCGATGCGCGCCCGGTGCAGGCGGTCCGCGGGCGTCCCGGAGCCCGGCAGCACGTGCGCGAGGACCCCGGCCGCGAGCATCGCCTCGCTGTGGCGGCGCGCCGCCGCGGTGAGCTCCGCGCTCGCCTCGAGCGGCGGCAGGCCGGCGCCGGCGCGGGTGGCGTTCACCGCGGCGACCACCCGCGCCTCCGCCGCCGCGCGATCGGCCGGATCGCTCTCGTCGCCCTCGCCGGGTCGCCCCAGGGGCGCGCCGCCGCACGAGACGGTGAGCAGCGCCGCCACCTGCGGCCCGCGCGGGCCGTCGCCGACCACCTCGACCAGCCAGCGCCCCCGCGCGTCGAAGCGGAGGGAGGCGCTGAACGACCGCCCGGCGCCGCTGGCCGGCACGGTGCGGCTCGCGCCGGAGGGCGCGGTGACGTGGACGGTCGGCCGCTCGAGCCCCTCGAGCTCGCCGCGCAGGACCGCGGTCGCCCCGAGCGCCACCTCGCGCGGGAAGGGCTCCAGCGCGACCGGGCGCCGCGACAGGAGCAGCACGAGGTACGCCCGGCGGCCGCGGATCACCGCCCCGGCCCCGGCGTGGGTGAAGGCCGGCCCCGCCTCGCGGAGCTCTCCGGCGAGGGCCTCCGCGGCGCTCGCCGGATCCGCCTCCACCAGGTGGACCACCGGGGCGGGGTCGTAGGAGAGGGCGCCCGCGAGCGCGAGCCGGACGCGCTCGCGCGAGAGCGGCTCGCGCGCGCCGTCGGCCGCGCCCGAGGCCAGCGCCCGCGCCGCCACCGCCAGCGCGGCGGAGGGGCGGGGGCGGGGCGCGAGCCGCGCCAGCGCGGCCTCGAGCGCGGCGCGCTCGAGCGCGCTCGGGGCGTCGGACGGCTCGGGACCGTAGCGGCCGCGCGCGGAGAGCGCCGGGGCGGCGGGGGAGGACGGGGGCGCGCCGGGCGGGGGCGCGCCGGGCGGGGGCGCCGGGGCCGGGGCGGGCGGGGCGTGGCCGCACGCCAGCGCCAGGGCGAGGAGCGCCAGCGCGCCCGGGCGGCGGCGGCCGGTCACCGCTCGACCGGTCCCACGCGCACGTCGAGCCCGCTCGCGACGGGCCGCCCGAGCCGGGCGTTCACCCGCGCGCAGAGGGCGGGCGCGAGCCGCTCGACCTCGTCGGCCCAGCCGCGGCTGGAGGCGACGGCGAGCAGCCGCCCGTCGCGGGCGACCGCTCGCACCGACACCTCCCGGGCGAGCGGCCAGCCGCACGCCTCGGAGAAGGCGGCCGCCACGGCGGTCAGGCGCGCCTCGCGCCGCCCGGCGAGCGCATCGGTGAGGACGGTGGCGATCGGTCGGCCGCGGCCGCGCATGGAGCGCGAAGCTAGGGCGAGCGGTGCGGCGGGGTCAAGGCGAGCGGGTGGGCCCCGCGCAGCCGTCCCTTGGGGCCGTGCGTCAACGTGCCGCGCGAGCGGCGGCCGCCCCGGGCCCCCCACAGGTGCGACATTCCTGCTAGATTCGCCGCCATGAGCACGCCGGCCGGGAGCCTGGAGGCCGCCGCCCCGAGCGCGGCGCGCGAGCCAGTCTGGCCGCACGTCCGGGGCGGGCAGCCGGACCGGATCAAGCTCTCCTGGCTCATCAAGCTGCACTGGGGCGGGATCGTCGGCCAGTCGCTCGCCATCGTCTCGGCCCGCTGGGTGGTCGGCATCGACGTCCCGCTCCTGGCGCTGTTCGGGATCCTCGGCTTCGAGGTGGTGGAGAACGTCGGCCTCGAGCTGTGGCTGCGGCGGGGAGGGCAGGTCGGCGAGCGCTTCATCGCCACGGCGATGTTCACCGACGCCTTCATCCTGACCGCGCTCCTGGCGCTCTCCGGCGGCTACTCGAACCCGTTCTCGACGATGTACCTCGTGAACGTGGCGCTCGCGACGGTGCTGCTCGACGCGGCCTGGGCCTGGGCCATGCTCGGCACCAGCCTGGCGCTGTTCGGCTCGCTCTTCGGGCTGCACCACCTCGGCGTGCTGCAGGTGCTCTCGTCCCTGGACCACGCCGAGATCATGTCGCTCCACATGCAGGGCATGTGGGTCTCCTTCGCGGTGGCGGCGGCCTTCATCGTGTACGTGGTGGCGCGGGTCCAGCTCGCCCTGACGCAGGTGGAGGAGGCGCTGGCGGCCGAGCGCAGCCTCTCGGCGCGGAAGGACAAGGTGGCGTCGCTCGCGACGCTCGCCGCGGGGGCGGCGCACGAGCTCTCCACGCCGCTCTCCACCATCGCGGTGGTGGTGAAGGAGCTCATGCGGTCCGCCGAGAAGAGCGGCGCGTCCTCCTCGTCGCTGGAGGACCTGGCGCTCATCCGCGAGCAGGTGAAGCGCTGCCGCGACATCCTCCACCACATGTCGGCCCAGGCGGGCGAGAACGCCGGCGAGCCCATCGTGGAGCTGCCGCTCGCGAGCTGGGTGGACGAGGCGATGGCGTTCCTGCCCGACCCGACGCGGGTCGAGCTGCGGACCGACGCCGACCTCGCGGCCCACGCCGTCGCCGGGCCGCCGCGCGGGCTGGCCCGGGCGCTGCGCAGCCTGCTCAAGAACGCGGTGCAGGCCTCCGCGCCGGGCAAGCGCGTGCTGCTGCGCGTCGAGGTCGAGGGCGGCGCCGTCCGGGCGCAGGTCATCGACCAGGGCTGCGGCATGCCGCAGGAGATCCTGTCGCGCGCCGGCGAGCCCTTCTTCACGACCAAGGTCCCCGGCGAAGGCATGGGCCTCGGCCTCTTCCTCACCCACACCCTCGCGGAGCAGCTCGGGGGGAACCTCGAGCTCAAGTCGATGCCCGGCTCGGGCACCACGGCCACTCTCAAGCTGCCGGTGACGTTCCGCGTTCCGGCCGCGCCACAACGCAGGAGCGAAGCCCCATGACCACCACGCCCCCTCCCCAGACCCCCGAGCCCTCCAAGGACGCCTCGCCCAGCATCCTCCTCGTCGACGACGACGTGACGCTGCGCGAGCGGCTCGCCCGCGCGCTGCGCGAGCGCGGCTTCGACGTCCGCACCGCCGGCAGCGCCGACGAGGCGATGGAGCAGGTGCGCGCCGACTCGCCCGAGATGGCGGTGATCGACCTCCGCATGCCCGGCCGCAGCGGCCTCGACCTGCTGCGCGACATGCGCGAGCACGACCCGGCCACCCGCGTCCTCGTCCTCACCGGGTACGGCAGCATCGCCACCGCGGTCGAGGCCACCAAGCTCGGTGCCGAGGGCTACCTGCCGAAGCCGGTGGACGCGGACGAGCTCCTGGCCGCCTTCGCCAAGAACGGGCCGCAGCCGGCGCCGGACCACTTCGCCACCCCGTCGCTGGCCCGGGCGGAGTGGGAGCACATCCAGCGCGTGCTGGTGGACTGCGGCGGCAACATCAGCGAGGCGGCCCGCCGCCTCGGCATCCACCGCCGCTCCCTGCAGCGCAAGCTGCAGAAGTACCCGCCCGCGCGGTAGGCGGCGCGCGAGCCGGGCGCGGGCGCGCGGCGAGCCTTAGGCTCTCCGCCATGGTCCTCGCCGCCGTCCGCGACCTGCTCTTCCGATCCAAGATCGACGCCGCCGCCCGCCGGCTCGGGGTGGAGGTCGCGTTCGCCCCGCGCGGCGTGCCGCTCGCGGCCGCCGCCCGGGAGCGCGCGCCGGCGCTGGTGCTCGCCGACCTGGGGGAGCCGGGCGCGCTGCAGGAGCTGCGCACCCTCCTGGCCGAGCGGCCCGGGGCGCGGGTGGTGGGCTTCCTCGGCCACCTCCGCACCGACCTGCGCGACGAGGCGCGCGGCGCCGGGGTGGAGGAGGTCCTCACCCGCGGGCAGCTGGCGTCGAGCCTCGACGAGGTGCTCTCCAGCGCCGCGCCCTGACGCATCGAACCCTTTGCGCGGCCGGCGCCTCTCACGGCCAGGGCGCGGCTCCGCGCGCCACGAGGAGGTCCCGCATGGGCGACAGCCCGGTCGTCGAGATCACCGAGCAGAACTTCAAGCCGACGGTGGACCGGGACGGCATCGTCCTCGTCGACTGGTGGGCGCCCTGGTGCGGGCCGTGCCGGGCGTTCGGGCCCATCTTCGAGCAGGTGGCGGCGCGGCACCCCGACCTCACCTTCGGCAAGGTGAACACCGAGGTGGAGCAGCAGCTGGCGGCCGCCTTCGAGATCCGCTCCATCCCGACGCTCATGATCCTGCGCGACCGCGTGCTGCTCTTCTCGCAGCCGGGCGCGCTGCCGGGGCAGGCGCTGGAGGAGCTCATCGGCAAGGTGCGCGCGCTCGACATGGAGCAGGTGAAGGCCGAGATCGCGGCGCAGCAGAAGAGCGCCGCCGCTCCCGAAGCCTGAACGGCGCGAGGCGGCGACCCGTGCCGGGTCCGCCGCCTCGGTGCCGCCGAATCGCGCTACGGGAAGCCGTCAGTAGCTCTTCCCGCCGGAGCTGCCGGTCGAGGTGTCGCCGGAGTTGCCGGACGGCGCGTTGCCGCCGGACGTCGAGCTGGACGAGCTGTCGCCCGAGTTGCCCGAGGGCGCGTTGGCCGCGCCGTGCGGGGAGTGGTGCATCTTCTTCGAGTGCTTCTTGGTGGTGGTGGTCGAGGAGCTGCTCTCGTCGCTCGAGCCCGTCGAGCCGGTCGACCCGGCGGTGTCGCTGCTGCCGGTGCCGGTGCCGGTCGCGGTGCCGGTGCCGGTCGAGGTCGTGTCGCTCGTGCTGCCGGTGCCGCTCGAGGACGACGATGAGCCGCGGTCGAGCGAGCCGGAGGAGCTGGACGAGCCGGAGCCGCCCATCGCGCCCGAGGACGTGATGTCGAGGCTCTTCACCTGCAGCGTGTCGCCGGACCCGGAGTAGCTGGCCCGGACCTGGTCGCCCTCCTTGATGTCGTCCATCGAGGCGCGGGAGCCGTCGCGCATCACCTTGGTGCTGGAGTCGAGCTTCAGCTTGCGATCGCTGCCGGAGAGCGTGAGCTCGTTGTTGCTGCGATCGAACCGTTGCACCTTGCCCGCGAGCGCGTCGAAGTGGCCGCTCGTGCTGGAGGTGGACGGGTCGGTGGACGCGCTCGCGCCCGAGGTGGTCGACCCGGAGCCGGTGCTCATCGAGCCCGCGCCGGTGCCCATCGAGCCCGTGCCCATCGAGCCCGCGCTGTTGTCGGTGGTGTTGCCGGGCGAAGCGGTGGAGCTGCCGCTGCCGGTGGTGCCCGTCGCGCTGCCGCTCGTGTCCGTGTTGCCGGTCGTGCCGGTGGAGCCGCTCTGGGCCTTCGCCTGACCCGAGAGGAGCGCCAGCGCGGCGGCGAGGCCGAAGCCCCAAGCCATCTTCTTCATGCGTTTCCCCCTTCGTGGTGGGTGCTGCGTCCTTTCACGGTAAGAACGGGAATCCCCAGGGGACAGAGGCGTTTGCGGTCCACGGCCGCCCCGGCGAGCGCCTGGCGAACGGGGGGCGCTGCTGTCAGACCGCCTTGCTACCTGAACATGCGAGCAGTTATCGTGCTGGAGGGTGACGGGCATGGCCGGGAACGCGCGCGACATCATCGAAGGGCTGCGCGAGCAGATCCGGCGCCTCGAGCGCCGGGCGCCGGCGCGGGCTGGCCACGCGCCGAGCGGCCGGGCGGAGGTGGACGCCCTCCTCCCGGGCGGCGGGTTTCCCCGCGGCGCGCTCTCCGAGCTCGCGGGCGGCCCCGCCAGCGGGAAGACGGCGGTCGCGCTCTCGGCGCTCGCCGCGGCGATGGGCGAGGGGGGGCTCGGCGCCTGGGTGGACGGGCGGGGCGAGCTCTACCCGCCCGCCGCCGCGGCGCTCGGGCTCGACCTCCAGCGGCTGCTCGTGGTGCGGCCGGCCGGCGCCACGGCCGATCCCTGGAGCGCGCTGTGGGCGGCCGAGGCGCTCCTGGGGAGCGGGGCCTTCGAGGCGGTGGTGCTCGACGTGCCGGCGGCTGGCCAGGCGCGCGCGCCGGGCGGGGCGGCGATCGAGGCGCTGCTGCAGCGGCTGCGCGCGGCGGCGGAGAAGGGCGGGGCGGTCGCGCTCTGGCTCGGGGTGCCCGGCGGCCCGCGCGTCCCGGCGGCGCTCCGGCTCGACCTCTCCGCCGGGCCTCGCGGGACGGAGGTGCGGCGCGCCTTCGCCCGCGGCGCGGCGGAGGGGCCGCCGCGCGCGGCGCCCCCCGGGGCGAGCCATGCAGCTTGAGCTCGGCGTGCTCGCCGCGCCGGCGCCGGCGGCGAGCGGCCCGCGCGTCCTCGCGCTGTGGGCGCCCGACCTCCCGCTGCAGCGGCTCCTCCGCGCCCGCGAGGCGGCGGGGTCCGGCCGGGGCGGGCCGCGCCCGCCGCTGGCGGTGGAGCGGGAGGGGCGGGTGGTCGCGTGCGAGGCCGAGGCGCGCGCCCGCGGGGTCCGGCCGGGCGACGCGCTGGTGCAGGCGCGGGCCGCCTGCGCCGGGCTGGAGGTGGTCCCCGCCGACGAGGCGGCCGACCGCGCCGCGCTGGAGGGGCTCGCCGAGGCGCTCCTCGCCCTCGCTCCGGCGGTCGAGGTGGCGCTCCCGGACGCCCTCCTCCTCGACGCCAGCGGCGCGCACCTACTCGGCGCCGGCGCGGCGGGCGAGCGGGCGCTCCTCGAGCGCGCGGTGGCCGTCGCCGACGAGCTCGGGCTGCGGGTGAGGGCGGCCCTCGCCCGGGGGCGCGGGCCGGCGCGCGCGCTCGCCCGCCACGGGCGCGGCGCGCCCATCGCGGCGGCGGGCGACGCCACGGGCGCGCTGGGGCCGCTCCCGCTGGCCGCGCTCGAGCTCCCGGCCGCCATGGCCGAGCGGCTGGCCGCGCTGGGCCTGCGGCAGGTGCAGGACCTGGCGCGCCTGCCGGTCGAGGCGCTGGCGCACCGCTTCGGCGCGGCCGGGCTCGCCGCCTGGCGCCTCGCGCACGGCGACGACCCGTCGCCGCTCGTGCCCCACGTCCCGGCGCGCCTCCCCGAGGAGCGGCTCGAGCTGGAGGCGCCGCTCGAGAGCGCGGAGCCGCTCCTGTTCGCGCTGAAGCGCCTCGCCGATCGGCTGGCAGCGCGGCTGGCGGGGCGCGGGCTGGGGGCGACGCGGCTCGCGCTCGCGCTCCGCCTCGATCCCGCCGGCGAGGAGCGGCTCGAGCTGGCGCTGGCGCTCCCCTCCGCCGCCGCCGCGCGGTGGCTCCTCGTGCTGCGCGAGCGGCTCGGCGCGCTGCGGCTGCCCGGCGCGGTGAGCGCCGTGACGCTGGCGGTGGCCGAGGCGGCGCCCGCCGCGCGCGAGCAGCTCGCCCTCGGCGATCGCCCCGAGCAGCTCGCGGCGCTCGAGACGGTGCTGACCCGGCTCGCGGCGCGGCTCGGCGACGAGGCGCTCTTCGCGGCCCGGCTGGCCGATCGCCACCGGCCGGAGGCCGCCTACGCGCCGGCCGCGTTCACCGGGAAGCCGCCCGCGGCGCGGGGCGGCCGGCCCCCGCCCCCGGCGGAGCCGGCCGAGGGCTGCGCGGCCCCGGCCGAGCGCCCGACCCGGCTCCTCGCCCACCCCGAGCCGCTCGTCGCGCTGGGCGAGGGCGGGCGGCTCGCGGCGGTGCGCGCCTTCGGCCGGACGCTGCGCGTGCTGGCGCTCTCCCCCGCCGAGCGCCTCGCCGGCGAGTGGTGGACGGAGCCGTTCGACCGCGACTACCACCGGGCGCGGCTGGAGGGGCTGGGGGACTGCTGGATCTTCCGCGACGCCGGCGACGGCCGGCTCTGGCTGCACGGCTTCTTCGACTGAGAGCGCCCCGATGGCCCCCCTGCGCTACGCCGAGCTGCGCTCCAAGTCCTGCTTCTCCTTCCTCCGCGGGGCGAGCCAGCCCGAGGAGCTCGTCGGCTGCGCCGCCGAGCTGGGCCTCTCCGCGCTCGGCCTCGCCGACGTGAACGGGCTCTACGGCGCCGTCCGGGCCCACGCCGAGGCCGCGCGCCGGGGGCTCCCGCTCGTGGTCGGGGCCGAGCTCTCCTGCCTGGGCCTCTCGCCCGGCCCGTTCCCGACGGCCCCGCTCGTGCTCCTGGCGATGGACCGCGAGGGCTACGCCGGGCTGTGCCGCCTCCTCTCCGAGGCGCACTGCGGCGCGCCGCCGGGCGGGGAGGGCGAGGCGCCGGCTCGGCGCCCGGCGGTCGATCTCCCGTTCGCGAAGGTGGCCGAGCGGGCGCGCGGCCTGTTCGCGCTCTACCCGGGGACGGACCCGGCCGCCGCAGAGCGGCTGCGCGACGCCTTCGGGCGCCGGCTGGCGCTCGCGGTGGAGCGGCACCACGTGGCGGGCGAGGAGGCGCGCATCGCGGCCGCGCGCAGCCT
This Anaeromyxobacter diazotrophicus DNA region includes the following protein-coding sequences:
- a CDS encoding DciA family protein — encoded protein: MRGRGRPIATVLTDALAGRREARLTAVAAAFSEACGWPLAREVSVRAVARDGRLLAVASSRGWADEVERLAPALCARVNARLGRPVASGLDVRVGPVER
- a CDS encoding response regulator transcription factor produces the protein MTTTPPPQTPEPSKDASPSILLVDDDVTLRERLARALRERGFDVRTAGSADEAMEQVRADSPEMAVIDLRMPGRSGLDLLRDMREHDPATRVLVLTGYGSIATAVEATKLGAEGYLPKPVDADELLAAFAKNGPQPAPDHFATPSLARAEWEHIQRVLVDCGGNISEAARRLGIHRRSLQRKLQKYPPAR
- a CDS encoding Y-family DNA polymerase, with translation MQLELGVLAAPAPAASGPRVLALWAPDLPLQRLLRAREAAGSGRGGPRPPLAVEREGRVVACEAEARARGVRPGDALVQARAACAGLEVVPADEAADRAALEGLAEALLALAPAVEVALPDALLLDASGAHLLGAGAAGERALLERAVAVADELGLRVRAALARGRGPARALARHGRGAPIAAAGDATGALGPLPLAALELPAAMAERLAALGLRQVQDLARLPVEALAHRFGAAGLAAWRLAHGDDPSPLVPHVPARLPEERLELEAPLESAEPLLFALKRLADRLAARLAGRGLGATRLALALRLDPAGEERLELALALPSAAAARWLLVLRERLGALRLPGAVSAVTLAVAEAAPAAREQLALGDRPEQLAALETVLTRLAARLGDEALFAARLADRHRPEAAYAPAAFTGKPPAARGGRPPPPAEPAEGCAAPAERPTRLLAHPEPLVALGEGGRLAAVRAFGRTLRVLALSPAERLAGEWWTEPFDRDYHRARLEGLGDCWIFRDAGDGRLWLHGFFD
- a CDS encoding CAP domain-containing protein, which produces MTGRRRPGALALLALALACGHAPPAPAPAPPPGAPPPGAPPSSPAAPALSARGRYGPEPSDAPSALERAALEAALARLAPRPRPSAALAVAARALASGAADGAREPLSRERVRLALAGALSYDPAPVVHLVEADPASAAEALAGELREAGPAFTHAGAGAVIRGRRAYLVLLLSRRPVALEPFPREVALGATAVLRGELEGLERPTVHVTAPSGASRTVPASGAGRSFSASLRFDARGRWLVEVVGDGPRGPQVAALLTVSCGGAPLGRPGEGDESDPADRAAAEARVVAAVNATRAGAGLPPLEASAELTAAARRHSEAMLAAGVLAHVLPGSGTPADRLHRARIAFALALENVAMGPSALSAHRAAEESPAHRQNILSREVTRVGCGIARGKLPGGERVVYLTEIFLAPVEDGTDDRLTPEARVREALWRERARLGGGALASDPRLDELAREGARAMARRGDPAPGDLADRALALGRKVAAVDAFLGARADGAARSKNVGDRRFGRAGVGVAMGERGRYGAGLLYIAVVYTD
- a CDS encoding ATP-binding protein produces the protein MSTPAGSLEAAAPSAAREPVWPHVRGGQPDRIKLSWLIKLHWGGIVGQSLAIVSARWVVGIDVPLLALFGILGFEVVENVGLELWLRRGGQVGERFIATAMFTDAFILTALLALSGGYSNPFSTMYLVNVALATVLLDAAWAWAMLGTSLALFGSLFGLHHLGVLQVLSSLDHAEIMSLHMQGMWVSFAVAAAFIVYVVARVQLALTQVEEALAAERSLSARKDKVASLATLAAGAAHELSTPLSTIAVVVKELMRSAEKSGASSSSLEDLALIREQVKRCRDILHHMSAQAGENAGEPIVELPLASWVDEAMAFLPDPTRVELRTDADLAAHAVAGPPRGLARALRSLLKNAVQASAPGKRVLLRVEVEGGAVRAQVIDQGCGMPQEILSRAGEPFFTTKVPGEGMGLGLFLTHTLAEQLGGNLELKSMPGSGTTATLKLPVTFRVPAAPQRRSEAP
- a CDS encoding thioredoxin family protein — encoded protein: MGDSPVVEITEQNFKPTVDRDGIVLVDWWAPWCGPCRAFGPIFEQVAARHPDLTFGKVNTEVEQQLAAAFEIRSIPTLMILRDRVLLFSQPGALPGQALEELIGKVRALDMEQVKAEIAAQQKSAAAPEA